The following are encoded together in the Anaerolineae bacterium genome:
- the mreD gene encoding rod shape-determining protein MreD → MSTLIPFVILISAALAQTTLAPYLKISGVHPDLVFVLVIGWITLRGLEEGFFWALIGGLSLDFLSGAPFGLFTLTMLLVALVTNLFHGRLFGSSIVLPLGLTFPLSLLFNGLALLFLTLLGRHIMWDVAFFSKLLPVSIFNTMVMMLAFPLLYLLNRFLTPRQLSF, encoded by the coding sequence ATGTCTACCCTGATCCCCTTTGTCATTTTGATCAGCGCCGCTCTAGCTCAAACCACGCTAGCCCCCTACCTCAAAATTAGCGGTGTTCACCCCGATTTGGTATTTGTGCTGGTTATTGGTTGGATCACCCTGCGCGGCCTGGAAGAGGGATTTTTCTGGGCTTTAATCGGTGGGCTGAGTTTAGACTTTCTCTCTGGAGCGCCCTTTGGCCTGTTTACTTTAACTATGCTCCTGGTCGCTCTGGTAACCAACCTGTTCCACGGACGGCTTTTTGGCAGCAGCATTGTATTGCCCCTGGGCCTCACCTTCCCCTTGAGTTTGCTCTTCAACGGCCTGGCCTTGCTTTTTTTAACCCTGTTAGGGCGACACATTATGTGGGACGTTGCTTTTTTCAGTAAACTCCTGCCTGTTTCCATTTTTAATACCATGGTGATGATGCTGGCCTTTCCCCTCTTGTATCTCCTCAATCGTTTTTTGACGCCCCGGCAGCTTTCATTTTAG
- the mreC gene encoding rod shape-determining protein MreC — MMATRNKRLYFGIILALLLLGFALDRLGYMQPVRAYVQTVLVPLQQTITSTGQEINRSVEQTENIQALQARNAELETLTDKLMVENVRLREVERENELLRQLLNYTRTNPQFSYQPTTVKGHSIGVDPTNLLYFVYVDIGVRDGIARNMPVITERGLVGRVTAVGPNSAQVLMLIDPASAVNAIIQNSRATGLVRGNIDGTLLMERIPQNETVNQGDIVLTSGLGGHFPDKLVIGQVTEVLQRDQDMFQSARIRPTVDFGKLETMLVITSFEPVDFEAEIIEAQEAGP; from the coding sequence ATGATGGCCACAAGAAACAAGCGGCTTTATTTTGGCATTATTCTGGCGTTACTCTTGCTGGGGTTTGCCCTGGACCGATTAGGCTACATGCAGCCCGTACGGGCTTATGTGCAAACCGTTCTGGTCCCTCTCCAGCAAACAATAACCTCCACCGGCCAAGAAATCAACCGCTCGGTTGAACAAACCGAAAACATTCAAGCCCTGCAAGCTCGCAATGCAGAGCTAGAAACCCTCACCGATAAATTGATGGTGGAGAATGTCCGGCTCCGAGAAGTAGAGCGCGAGAATGAACTACTCCGCCAACTGCTCAACTACACCCGCACCAATCCCCAATTCAGTTACCAACCCACCACCGTTAAGGGGCACAGTATTGGCGTTGATCCTACCAATCTGCTTTATTTTGTTTACGTGGATATTGGCGTCCGCGACGGGATTGCCAGAAACATGCCGGTCATCACGGAGCGGGGCTTGGTGGGGCGGGTAACGGCCGTCGGTCCTAACTCGGCCCAGGTATTGATGCTCATTGATCCGGCCAGCGCGGTCAATGCCATCATTCAAAATAGTCGTGCCACCGGTCTGGTGCGGGGCAATATTGATGGCACCCTGCTGATGGAACGCATTCCTCAAAACGAAACCGTCAACCAGGGCGACATTGTGTTGACCTCCGGCCTGGGCGGCCACTTCCCTGATAAACTGGTCATCGGCCAGGTTACCGAAGTGCTTCAGCGCGATCAGGACATGTTTCAATCGGCCCGTATCCGCCCTACCGTTGACTTTGGCAAGTTAGAAACCATGCTCGTTATCACCTCGTTTGAGCCGGTGGATTTTGAGGCGGAGATCATCGAAGCGCAAGAAGCAGGCCCATAA